A stretch of Gemmobacter fulvus DNA encodes these proteins:
- the kynU gene encoding kynureninase — MTTDFAATRALFDLPEGMVYLDGNSLGPLPRATAARVAQTVTEEWGKLLITGWNKAGWMEQPARVGNRIARLVGAEPGSVVMGDTLSIKVYQALASALEMVPGRKIILSDTGNFPSDLYMAEGLCRTLGPDYQLKTVAPEAVMDALDDSIAVMMITEVDYRTGRRHDMAALTERAHAVGALAIWDLAHSAGALPVELAKGGADFGVGCSYKYLNSGPGGPAFIYVAPRHADRVRPALSGWLGHDAPFAFDLSYRPGAGIERMRVGTPPVLQLAALEASLDIWDQVDMADLRATSLALTDQFIAGVEAACPSLHLATPRNHAQRGSQVSFRHPQGYAIMQALIARGVVGDFRAPDILRFGFTPLFINAEDVARAIAIIAEVMQGDLWDRPEYMTRAKVT; from the coding sequence ATGACCACCGATTTCGCCGCCACCCGCGCCCTGTTCGACCTGCCGGAGGGCATGGTTTACCTTGATGGCAATTCGCTGGGTCCGCTGCCACGGGCCACGGCGGCACGGGTGGCGCAGACCGTGACCGAGGAATGGGGCAAACTGCTGATCACCGGCTGGAACAAGGCCGGATGGATGGAGCAGCCCGCCCGTGTCGGCAATCGCATCGCGCGGCTGGTGGGGGCAGAACCGGGCAGCGTGGTGATGGGCGATACCCTGTCGATCAAGGTCTATCAGGCGCTGGCCTCGGCTCTGGAGATGGTGCCGGGCCGCAAGATCATCCTGTCCGATACCGGCAACTTCCCGTCAGACCTTTACATGGCCGAAGGCCTGTGCCGCACGCTTGGCCCGGATTACCAGTTGAAGACGGTCGCGCCCGAGGCGGTGATGGACGCGCTGGATGACAGTATCGCCGTGATGATGATCACCGAAGTGGATTACCGCACCGGGCGGCGGCATGACATGGCGGCGCTGACAGAGCGCGCGCATGCGGTGGGCGCGCTGGCCATCTGGGATCTGGCGCATAGCGCCGGCGCGCTGCCGGTTGAACTGGCCAAGGGGGGGGCGGATTTCGGGGTGGGATGCAGCTATAAGTATCTCAATTCCGGTCCCGGTGGCCCGGCCTTCATCTATGTGGCGCCGCGCCATGCCGACCGCGTGCGCCCGGCCCTGTCCGGCTGGCTGGGCCATGACGCTCCCTTTGCCTTTGACCTGAGCTATCGCCCCGGCGCGGGGATCGAGCGGATGCGGGTCGGCACCCCGCCCGTGCTGCAACTGGCGGCACTGGAGGCCTCGCTCGACATCTGGGATCAGGTCGATATGGCCGATCTGCGCGCCACCTCGCTGGCGCTGACCGATCAGTTCATCGCGGGCGTCGAGGCGGCCTGCCCAAGCCTGCACCTGGCGACCCCGCGCAATCATGCGCAGCGCGGCAGCCAGGTCAGCTTCCGCCACCCGCAGGGCTATGCCATCATGCAGGCACTGATTGCGCGCGGCGTGGTCGGCGATTTCCGCGCCCCCGACATCCTGCGCTTCGGCTTTACGCCGCTGTTCATCAATGCCGAGGATGTGGCCCGCGCCATCGCCATCATCGCCGAGGTGATGCAGGGCGATCTGTGGGACCGGCCCGAATACATGACCCGCGCCAAGGTCACCTGA